GATAAGATAAAACAAAGCGTAAGCCTTCGTGAGGATCATAAAGGCATAGAGTCCTACGAGGAGGATTAGGAGCAAGATAAATGCGACAGCCCTAACAGCCCCCGACCTATCCAACCTGAGCCGAGCCCTAAGGCCACGCAAAAACCCAGAATGGTCCCTACCAATTAACACTATACCTTCCTGGATTACAATTTCTCCTCATAGAATACACCGCCTAACACACCTCATTAAGTAAGTTTATTACGGTCCCAGAAAACTAGTGCAAGTGCGGTCAATCAATCATTAATCACGTTGCATCTTTTTAAGTTTTGTTTCTTTCTGGGCTGCGTCATGCGTGTTGAGTTGGTTCCAGGTGAGTACGTTAGGTGGTTCTGGGATTTGGCTTGGGATCTTATGGTTAGGTATGTATCGTTCCTTGGGGGTTTGGGCTACGTTATGGTGGTGCTTGCTGCAGCTACTGTACTAGTGTTAGTGTATAGGACGCTTCCGGGTCTTAGGAGGGTTGTGGTCGCTGTCTTGGCGGCTGCGTGGATTGCTGCAGCCGTCTCATTAATTCTGCTGTTGATTGGAGGTGGTTAGCATGGTGACTGTCTGGGACCTAATCTCGTGGGGCCTGTGGGTAGGGCTCTACGGCGGCGTAGCGTGCATCATCGTAGCCGTAGCATCTAAGACCCTCGGGAGGGAGTACGCCGGGACCCTCTTCCTCTCAGGCCTTGCGGCCCTGGCCGTGGCGGGCTTCGGCTGGACCCTCGTAATCGCTGCAGCACCCGCATCCTCAGGCACGTGGGGCTGGATATACCTAGCCATGGCGGGGGGTCTACTAGCTATTTCAGGCATCTACTTCGCTATCGGGAGGGTGGAGGAAGGTGGGAAGCACCTCCTCTACGCATTCCTCGTGGTCGGGCTGATGGCCTTTACCGCAGCCCTAGCTGGAGGGGGTGCGGTCAGCGCCGGAGCACTAACAGTTAGGGTGAGCGCAGACAGGACCACCGTGAATGCGGGGGAGTCCGTAAGCCTGACCATATCCGCAACAGACGCCACGCTGCCAATAACTATCACCGTGGACTGGGGGGACGGCAACAGGGTTAGCGAGGCCATTTACGCTAAGGAGAAGACCTACTCACATACCTACAGCGTGGGTAGTGAGGCCGCTAAAGCCTACACCATAACCGTTAACGCATCAGATGCTAAGGGCAGGGCGGGATTCAACACGCTAAGCGTGATCGTCCAAAATACTAATTGGTGCCCCTACCCATGGTACCTCAGCTTCATGTGTCCACTCGTGCAGGGGGTTAGGGTAGTCCTCCCAGGCCTAGACCTAGTAAAGCTCGTGACATCCCCTGAGTTCCCCACAAGCGATGGCGACCCCGTCTACGAGGTCTACAAGGTGGTGCTAGCCACGTCATTAGCAGCGTTAGGCCTCTACCTAGCGCTGGGGTTAGCCTTCGGGGTGTTCGAGGGGAGGGTCATTGAGGTCTTCAAGGACTCCGTGCTAGCACTGATACTGGCGTTACTGATCCCGTGGGTATACAACGCAAGCGTGGGGATGATGGACTATGTAGCCCTCACCATGACCCCGTGGGTAGATCCCCTCCTGCCGGCGATGACCATAATAGCAGTCGGGGTTGCGACAGGCTACTTCGTCCCAGCCCTAGCCAACGTGGCATCCACGCTGCTCATAGTCCTCATACTCCTCTCAGCAGTAGTAATCATGAGGTACGTACTAATACTAGCAATAATAGCTGCATTCCCACTCATAGCTATAGCCTCGGTAAACCCACTCTTCAGAGGGATCATGAGGTATGCCTTAACACTCCTAGCAGGACTAGTAATCGCAGGACCCCTAACAGCGGTATTCCTAAAGATCCTAACAACAGTGGCGCCAGGCGGAGGGGTAACCATGTCCTTCATATACCCGATAGTGGGAGGGATACTACCCAACGTGCTCGGGGTCTTCGGAGCAGGGGTCCTGCCGTCCCTAGGGGGAGTCGTCGTGGAGAGGGTTAAGGGAGTGGTTGGGAGAGCCGCAAGCACAGTCCCAACCACCTTAGCGAGGGCGGGGCAGGCCGTGAGGGTGCCGGCACCAGCGCTCACAGCATCAGCAACCCAGGTGAGGACAGCGCCGATAATCACCCTCACAACAGTTAAGGCATCGCTGCGGGAGGCGAGGCTCGCTGCGGGGGTCTCGGAGGGCGTGGCAGTAGCTACCCCGGGACTCACGGCATTCATGGAGTCAGCGGAGGCCGAGAGGAGGGCGGTGGAGTCAGCCGCTGAGGGGCTCGGGCTTGATGCCGGTCTAGCCAAGGCCCTCCCACCCCAGCACGCAGAAGCCCTGCGGGAGGCCGTGGAGCTAGGGGCTCAGAAGGCAGTGCAGCGGGCGATGCGTGAGTCCTACACCCAAGCACTGCAGGAAGCCGAGCCCGCAAGCCCTAAGGCGAAAGCCCTTGAGACATTCACGAAGACGCTCGCGTCACAATCATGGAGGCAGCTGAGAGCGAACGCCAGAGCATTCGCAAGAGAGTTCGGGCACTCGATTGCGCAGGAACTAGGGGCGAGGGTGGTGAGGGACGATGTCCATGCGGGCGGGATTCGTGTGAGAGGCGACGCCTACGAGGAAGAGCGTGCGAGATCTCGACGTGCCGTGCATGTGTGAGCGGCCGCTATGCGTGCTTCATCTCAACCAAGTCACATACCTGCGTCAGGAACCCTATCACCTCAACAACCTTCCTCACGAACGCCAGCCTGTACCTCTCCCTCTGAAAGCTCGGGTTCTCCTTAGCCTCAATCACGCACTCCAAGGCAACTAAATCCCAGAAACTCTCCCCCGCATTCAGGTAGATGTTCTCAACTACCTCCCCGGCGAGGAAGTACGTGAACTTAAAGAGCTGCCCGCCACGCCTCCTCACGATGAGGTAGTCAGGAGCGCTCTCAACCACCTCATACTTCGGGAACAGCTTAGGGTGGTCCTTCCCCACGTAGTCCAGCCACACGCTCGTCCACGTCTTCGTGGACTCACGGTACTCGTGAAGCCCTGGGAAGACGTAGATGCGGTCCCTAGGGTACGCCACATCACGATCCACCACAATCACGTTCCCCTCCCTTTTAGATAGGACCGCATCCACAGGCACGACGTGGAGGTCGCCCTGTTCATCAACCACCTGAATCATTCTGGACATGCTTCACCCCACCCATATAACTTAAGTTTATAAATCAGATTTTCAGCCCTCCCAGTACAGGAGTGGGGGTGCTGTGCTCGCCCCGCGTTATAAATACTTGCTTCGAGGATATTTTTCATGGTGCACTGGTCGTTGTTGCTCCCAGCGTCCTGCCTTGATGATTCATTCCTTGATAGGGATGTAGTTCTTCTGAGGCAGGCTATACGCAGGTTCGTCGTGGAGGCGGAGGTCACACGCAGCATTGACGGCTACCTCATACTCCTCGGGGGGCTCGTCCTCGAGATTGAGGAGCGTGGGGCTCAGTGGGCGCCCGATTACGACCCACGGGAGGTCCTCAGGAAGGTGCTCTCATGCGCTGAGGTCGCTAAGGCATTAAGCCCGCTCGCAGGCTACGCAGAGGACGTTGAGGACCTCGTGAATTCAGGTCCTCGACACAAGTCGCTGAGGCCGTACTTAGGCATCATCACTGAATTCCTTAATGGCATGCCTCCATCCAGGAAGAAGCTCGAGGTCGTCAGACCCCCGATAAGCGAGCTGGAGAGGACTCCCAGCACAGGACCCGAGTCAGGGACTCACGCACCGCCCCACATGCCTGCTGAAGCTGCGGGCTACAGCATTCCAGTGGAGGACGGGGGAGGAGCGGTTAGGAGGGTCCTAGGATACGCCTCACTGATCGCACTCCTAGCCGGAATCAGCTACTTCAGCTATGCGCTGCTCGTCAAGTACGGGCTGATGAAGCCCCTGCAGTGGATCCCTCTTCCGTAGGTGGGAGCATGGACAGGCTCCTCAAAGCCAACGCAGTAGCCCTACTAATTCTCGCATTGCTGGTAATAGCTTACTGCTTCCCCTACACTCCGCAGGGCATTCGAACGAGTACCCCCACGACGACGCCGCTGGCCCCAACCACGTTGCCGGTCCTAACCGCCCCCATGGCAACGCCTGCAACCACACCACCAACCTCAAAAACGGCGTCAACGGTCCCGTTAGTCTCGACTGCAATACCGACATCAACAACGACGCCGACCCCGACTAGCAAGCAGGGGGAAGACGTAAAAACCACGCTAAACCGTTTAATCAATGCAGTCCTCAGTAAGATCAATGAAGAGAGGTTGAAATCCGGAATACCGCCCGTAGGTCTTTTCAACGACACTACTGCTAGGTTCAGGGCGGAGGACATGTACAGCAACAAGTATTTCGGGCACTGCGACTTAAGCGGGATGACACCGAACTACCATTACACTAAACTAGGGGGGAGTTACGTAATCGAGGAAAATGTGGGGTACTCCTACATAATAGGCGGACGTCTGCCCCCCATCGATAGTGCAGTGAAAAACGTGGATAACATGATATACAACGACGCTGAGAGCGGCTGGGGGCACCGTGACTCAATTCTAGACCCCACGAACAACTTCGTGAGCATCTACGCTGCCTGGGACGACAGCAGGCTGTTCCTCGTTATACACATGATGAAGGTCTGGGTGGAGTGGATAACACCGCCGGCAGTGAGGAACGGGGCATTCACCGCCGAAGGCAGGATCCTCCTGAACGGCTCTAAGCTATATGGCGTCACAATCTACCGCTCAAGCCCCAACACATCCAGAACCTTTAATCCGAGGCTCAACGTACTGATGACCTGCTCCCCATACTCAATAGGGGAGCCGATAGCCGGTGTAGTGCCGGAGCCATACTACTACACGGAAGTCAAGACGATCCGCCCTCTGAAGTGGGTGATCTCCGGCCAGCACTTCAGCGTGGGGTTTCCGGTCAGCTTTGAAGATGGGGGGGAGGGCTTGTACACGATAGTGGTCTGGGCGGAGAACACGCTGCACACCAAGCACCCGTTCGATGAAGGAAGATACAGAGATCACCTACCAGTACTTGAGTACACCTTCTCAATGAGAGGCGGCTGACGTTAATTAGAGGGAGCGTTGCTGCCGGCCCGCCGTGCGCTTCATTAGTCCTTTGAGCAGCCTCACGGGCTACGGAAAGTTCACTGCACCCTTAATAGGGAGCCTCCGGCCTCGCCGGCACCGCAACTTGCAACTGGGAGCCTCATTCTTTAGGACGGGGAGGAGGTCAGGCTCTTCCTTCATCTGGATATCTTTGGCTTCTTCGTTGTTCGGGGACTTCCTCTGCATTCTTTCCTCAACGCTCCTCACGAGCCTCCTGACGCTTGATGGGCTTAGGCGGAATGTTCTCGTTGCTAGCTCCTCATCAATCACTCCGCCTGTGAGGATAGCGTGGATTATGTAGCCCACTGCGTACTTAGCTCTGAGGGTCTTTCCACAGACTAGCGTGGGTGAAACCTCTTCTGCCACCTTTATGCCGTGCTCGCATGCTTCCTTAATGCTTGGTGGGAGGTTCCTCACCACGGCGAGGCTTAACTCCTTCCTGCCCTCCACCCTCGCCTTCCTCTCGAGGGTTCTGAGGTCCCTCAGCCTCACGACCTTGACTCTAGCCCGTTCCCTGCGATGCTCCTCCTGCACCTGCATGTGAGGAGGGCCGCAGTCATAAACCACATCCACTACGGTCCCGCATGAGGGACACACCACCTCACCCCTCACGTAGTCCCAGATGAGGTTGCTGCCGCAGTACGGGCAGGCGGAGGGGTCGCCCGCCGAGACCGCCTCAAGCCTCACAGGTCCCCACCCCCTAGCAACCTCCTCAGCCTCCTCTCCTTCCTCCTCCTGGCCTCGAGGACCCCCGGGTCCGTTGGGAGGTACTGCCCTCCTGCCTGAATTTGTTGCCTAGCCCGCCTCACGGACTCGGTCACGCCTTCGTGCTTCCTCAGCAGTTGGTGAGGAATGTACTTGATGAACTCGCCGAGCTCTGTGAACTCGCGCAGGTACAACACTATTAGCAATAAATCACTGTTCCGGGTCTCGGGGTACTTCCGCAGAAGGTAGGTTACCCTCTCCTTGACAGTCTTTAAACCAGCCTTATTCGCTCTTTCCTCACCGGCTTTGCCCTCCAAGCTCCACGCTTCAGCAACTCTGCTGTGACGCTCGTATATGCCGGCGCTCCTCTCCGCCCGCATGAGATCACGGTACATTGGAGCGTCACGCCATAAGTCATCCGAGCTCACGACCTCACCACCTTAACACGCTCGCGCCCCCTCGAGAGCGCCTCCAGAACCTCAAGGACCTCGTCCTCAGGCAGTGGGGGGACGCAGTACCTGCTGGGCCTGTAGACAACGATCCTGAGCACCACCCCTCATCACCCATCAACAGCCTGTAGAACCTGCTGTAGCAGCGACCTAGCGTCAATAGTTCCTCTCCTGCAGAGGTCAGCCAAGTGAGCTATCTTCTCGTACTTGCTGGCCTTAAACTTATACTCCCTCAAAACCTCCTCAGCCTTCCTGAGCTTCCTCTCAAGTTGCTTAACCCTCTCCTCAGCCCACACATCACCGTGTGGATCAGCAGATGCAACATTGTTGATGTTGATGTTCACATTGAAACTGTAGTTACTGCCCACCACATTAACACTGCTGACATTATTAACATTAAGAACTAAGCTAGTGAAGAACTGCCTCAAAGCCTCCCTCACGATCTTTCTCTGTCTGTGAGTTAGCTCTTCATTATATTTCACATAAAGAGGTAAAGGCACTCTGATGCCTAGCACGAGCGTTGCTTCGCCTGCAGCACTTGCTTTACTTAGCGTGTTTTCCGCGGGCTGTGCGCTGTTAACAATTTTTAAATTGTTAACACTCGCTCTCTCAGAGTCGGTGGGGGAGTTGTTAAGAGGGGGTGGAGTGGATTCATTAGAAGTTGAGGTCACTTACGTCTCCCTCCGTTGAGGTGAGTGGTTATGTGTATGCCTTCCCGTCCTAGCGATACCTTCAGCGCTTCTACGTATGTCAGTATTGATGATTCATCGCTGAATTCCTCGCCGTCAACCAGGACCTTCGGTACTCTCCAGCTACCAATTATTGAACCGCTATTCAGTATCGTCACAACATACTTCAACCCATTGACCTGAAGCTCCTTTCTCAGGATGCTGACCTGCACGATCACCCCTTACCCACCTCGTTAAGGAGTCCCGCGGCGTGTGCGACTGAACCAGCCCGTCGCGTTCTTCTTAACTCGATTATCATATAGGTTTCACCAATTATGCATTTATTCAACCTAGGTTAATAAATATTAACACATGTGACTATGAAGCCTTTCATGCATTCTGGTATTATAATGTTGCATATATGGTGAATAAACATTATTAAAATTCCACATATAGATGGGGTAGGTGGTAGTACATTTCAGAAAGACCGAAATACGAGGCCGTGAAGATACCTGAGGAACTAATGAAACTAGTCGATGAGGTCATAAAGACAGGCAAGTACGGGTACAGGTCACGGATGGAGTTCGTCATTGATGCAGTGAGGAGAAGGCTCGAGCAGTTAGGCTACTTAAAATAAAAACTGAATTTACTTAGAAAATCTCCCTCAGCGTCTCAGCCCAAGCCTGCTTCCTAATCCTCTCCACGTAATCCATAACCACCATCCTGTCGGACTTATCACGCATCTCCTCAGCTATCTTCTCGAGGAGTAGGATTATCTGGGCTTTAGTGCACGCCATTTAATCACCGAGTATGGGTTAGGTGGGGAGGTATAGTTAAGCGCTTAGGTAACTCCAGTACCTAGAGAGAGACCCCGCCGAAAGTATCGGTTTTGTTTTCCTGTCGTATTGCCTTTTGTCGAGTTGTTTATGACCTGTATTAATGAAAATAAGCAAGAGTGATTTGAAGGACGCTCTGCCTTAGACTAACCCTGGAGGTTATTTTTTACTTCTTTCTCTCTTTATTAGCCTCATTGTGAAGCTTTCGTGTTTGCCTGTGGGGTTAAAAGTTTTAATCATGCTGATGCTTAAGATATATAGTTGGGGCTGGGGCTAAGGATTGTGTGCTTGCGTGTTCACTATTCGGTTTTGCCGTGCTTCGTTTTGGGTGGTAAGTGGGGTGGGACTCGGTGAGTCTTGAACGTACTCAGATAAACTTTGCTCATCATGTGGTGAACTGGATTAACGAGATAATTAAGGAGGAGGGGCTGAAGTTCAGGGGTGCTGAGCCCGAGCTGAAGGAGGCGGGCGTGAGGAGGGACAGGCGGAGGAGTAAGAGGCCTGACGTCGTCCTCTTTGATGCGGGTGGGAGGCCGGCCTTAATTATTGAGGTATGGGATCCGTCTGTTGATCCCTGGGACTATGCTGTGGAGGTTATGGGTAAGGCCGGGGCGGTGGGGACGCCGTACTTCGCCGTGTGGAACGTGACTGACTTCTATTCCTGGAGTGTGGCACCACCGAATAAGAACATACTGGAGAAGCTTTGGTGGCCCCACGCAGGTGTTCGAGAGCATGTGTGTCAGGCGAGGAATTACGAGGAGGCCGTGGAGAAATACAGGGATGCGATCAAGGACTACTTAAGGGTCTTCCTGAGGGAGTTTGAGAAGATCTACTACGGTGTGAAGGAGTTACCGCTCTTGAACATAGATGAGAGATTCATATACAGGCTTAGAAGCAAGATATACACTCTCTCAACACCCGTCATCCACCATGTTAAGAGACGCATGATGGAGGACCCCCAGTTCAGTAAGGGTTTGAGGGACTACTTCGTAAGGCAGGGCTGGGTCTTCACCGGTAGCGACGAAGACTTAGAGAAGGTATCACACCAGTACGTCTACCTCCTCGTCAATAAAATCCTCTTCTACGAGGTCCTTCGAGCGGTCTATAAGGAGAGGCTACCGCCGATGATAATCCCAGAGACTGTGAAGACGGGTGAGGAGCTGAGGGGGAGGCTCGACGAGTACTTCAGGAGGGCATGGGAGGTCTCCGGGGACTACGAGACCATACTCTTTGCAGACACTCTGGACTCTATCGTGCCGCCTGATGAGACCGTGGAGGGCATCAGGAATCTGGTGAGGGACCTAGACAATTACGACTTCACGGGGCTGAACTATGAGGTCCTAGGCAACGTGTTCCAGAAGTTAATCCCTGAGGACGAAAGACACAAGCTCGGGCAATACTTCACGAGGTCGGACGTGGTTGACTTGATAGTGGGGTTCTGTGTGAGGGACGGTAACGAGAAGGTTCTTGACGGTGCAGTTGGTGCGGGCACCTTCCTCGTGCGGGCT
This portion of the Zestosphaera sp. genome encodes:
- a CDS encoding TFIIB-type zinc ribbon-containing protein, which codes for MRLEAVSAGDPSACPYCGSNLIWDYVRGEVVCPSCGTVVDVVYDCGPPHMQVQEEHRRERARVKVVRLRDLRTLERKARVEGRKELSLAVVRNLPPSIKEACEHGIKVAEEVSPTLVCGKTLRAKYAVGYIIHAILTGGVIDEELATRTFRLSPSSVRRLVRSVEERMQRKSPNNEEAKDIQMKEEPDLLPVLKNEAPSCKLRCRRGRRLPIKGAVNFP
- a CDS encoding ribbon-helix-helix domain-containing protein; the protein is MKIPEELMKLVDEVIKTGKYGYRSRMEFVIDAVRRRLEQLGYLK